One Pseudomonas sp. AN-1 genomic region harbors:
- a CDS encoding DUF6306 domain-containing protein, whose translation MSLPLDELLQTLLSAERAGVQVASASLRECQDPELRPLLEQILAGEGESCRRLLACMQHLGLEPNRQTGEFHARAMAIADLHERLAFIDRGQRWVIRKLQEALPDCADPLVRTELATVLRIHEENSAATPA comes from the coding sequence ATGTCCCTGCCGCTCGATGAATTGCTGCAAACCCTGCTCAGTGCCGAACGTGCCGGCGTCCAGGTGGCTTCGGCGAGCCTGCGGGAGTGCCAGGATCCGGAGCTGCGGCCGCTGCTGGAGCAGATCCTGGCCGGCGAGGGGGAAAGCTGCCGACGCCTGCTGGCCTGCATGCAGCACCTGGGCCTGGAGCCGAACCGGCAGACCGGCGAGTTCCACGCCAGGGCGATGGCCATCGCCGATCTGCATGAACGCCTGGCGTTCATCGACCGCGGCCAGCGCTGGGTGATCCGCAAGCTGCAGGAGGCGCTGCCCGACTGCGCGGACCCCTTGGTGCGCACGGAGCTGGCAACGGTGCTGCGTATTCACGAAGAGAACAGTGCGGCCACGCCAGCCTGA